The Pyrus communis chromosome 2, drPyrComm1.1, whole genome shotgun sequence genome includes a window with the following:
- the LOC137725142 gene encoding calmodulin-binding transcription activator 2-like, giving the protein MAESGSYPQGPRLDFQQLLVEAQHRWLRPAEICEILSNFGKFQISSEPPNKPPSGSLYLFDRKVLRYFRKDGHNWRKKRDGKTVKEAHEKLKVGSVDVLHCYYAHGEDDESFQRRCYWMLEQDLMHIVFVHYLQVKGHRANAGGIRENDEVAPDLQRGSPWTSSPSNSNGRAPSGYTDYASPSSTLTSSWEDVDSGDSRQASSLFHSVFESPKMGNGPLVDNAEIDLSLHSSSKNHDGQSSIHGVYRPEFDKDQCRFTDDSTSVIDSQKTLGAGSWEEILEQCTMGFHDGTSHASMSSTQISSTGVPLEQQTSGNNLLKEEFGSSLPLQTNWQFPLGDNSLQLPEWSLDQSMNLQRTPDANLSNAPDLGSAYLNQRNEQLVQDNLQAQLTNAESQCLIISSPEHDVPKDGNINYAFTLRQQLLDREEGLKKVDSFSRWVSKELGEVDDLQMQSSSGISWITAECGDVVDDSSLSPSISQDQLFSIVDFSPKWAYTDSEIEVLVFGTFLVSQKEVTQYSWSCMFGEVEVPAKVLASGVLFCFAPPHSAGQVPFYVTCSNRLACSEVREFDYQVGSTKGLDMTDISNDTAYEMHLHLRLESLLSLRSVSPSGHLFGGVKENRNIISKIISLKEEEDYLHAAEPTVVNYLLQNEGMEHLIKLMKEKLYTWLLYKAIEDGKGPSVLDAEGQGVLHLAAALSYNWAIKPTVTAGVSINFRDVNGWTALHWAAFYGREQTVAVLVSLGADPGALTDPSPEVPLGITPADLASVNSHKGISGFLAESSLTTYFKSLKMNDAKEDSAAEIPGTKVVKTFSERIATPVSYGDMPDALSLKDSLTAVTNATQAADRIQQMLRMQSFERRRIIEHDIDELGMPDERAISLITSKSHKVGPVNGFAHTAAVQIQKKFRGWKKRKEFLIIRQRIVKIQAHVRGHQVRKQYKAITWSVGILEKVILRWRRKGTGLRGFRPDAVAKIPSPQPVPSKEDDYDFLKKGRKQTEERLQKALTRVKSMVQYPEGRAQYRRLLNVVEGFRETKVSGMAVEGSEEKAEGGEDLIDIDKLLDDDTFMSIAFD; this is encoded by the exons ATGGCGGAAAGTGGATCGTACCCTCAGGGCCCTCGATTAG ACTTTCAGCAATTACTTGTTGAAGCCCAACACCGATGGCTGCGCCCTGCTGAAATCTGTGAAATTCTTAGCAATTTTGGGAAGTTCCAAATCTCATCGGAGCCTCCGAACAAACCACCTA GTGGTTCTCTTTATCTTTTTGACAGGAAGGTTCTGAGATACTTTAGAAAGGATGGACATAACTGGAGGAAGAAACGAGACGGCAAGACTGTGAAGGAGGCCCATGAGAAGCTAAAG GTTGGCAGTGTTGATGTTCTACACTGCTACTATGCCCATGGAGAAGATGATGAAAGTTTTCAAAGGCGCTGCTATTGGATGCTTGAGCA GGATTTAATGCACATAGTTTTTGTTCATTACTTGCAAGTAAAG GGTCATAGGGCAAATGCAGGAGGCATAAGAGAGAATGATGAGGTTGCACCGGATCTGCAAAGGGGCAGCCCCTGGACTTCTAGCCCCTCTAATAGCAATGGCAGAGCACCTTCAGGATATACAGATTATGCAAGCCCAAGCAGCACCCTTACATCATCATGGGAAGATGTTGATTCCG GAGATAGTCGCCAAGCGAGTTCCTTATTTCACTCAGTTTTTGAGTCACCAAAAATGGGGAATGGTCCTCTCGTGGACAATGCAGAGATTGATCTCTCACTGCATTCAAGTTCAA AAAATCATGATGGCCAGTCATCAATTCATGGAGTATACAGGCCAGAATTTGACAAAGATCAATGTCGTTTCACTGATGACTCTACTAGTGTGATTGATTCTCAAAAAACACTTGGTGCGGGATCTTGGGAAGAAATATTGGAACAATGCACAATGGGATTCCACGATGGAACTTCTCATGCATCAATGTCTTCCACCCAAATTAGTTCTACTGGAGTTCCCCTTGAACAACAAACTTCTGGGAATAACCTGTTAAAGGAGGAGTTTGGGAGTTCTCTGCCATTGCAAACAAATTGGCAG TTTCCTTTGGGAGACAATTCACTGCAGTTGCCTGAGTGGTCCCTGGATCAGTCGATGAATTTGCAAAGAACTCCTGATGCGAATCTGAGCAATGCTCCAGACCTTGGTAGTGCTTATCTCAATCAACGAAATGAGCAGCTTGTGCAGGACAACCTTCAAGCACAGCTTACAAATGCAGAATCTCAATGTTTAATCATATCAAGTCCTGAGCATGATGTTCCTAAAGATGGGAATATCAACTATGCTTTCACTTTGAGACAGCAATTATTAGATCGAGAAGAGGGTTTGAAGAAAGTTGACAGCTTTTCTAGGTGGGTTTCCAAGGAACTTGGAGAGGTAGATGATCTGCAGATGCAATCCTCATCTGGTATTTCATGGATCACTGCTGAGTGTGGAGATGTAGTTGATGATTCCTCGTTGAGCCCCTCTATCTCCCAGGACCAGCTTTTCAGCATAGTTGATTTTTCACCAAAGTGGGCGTACACAGACTCTGAAATTGAG GTTCTGGTTTTTGGAACATTCTTGGTAAGTCAAAAGGAGGTAACACAATACAGCTGGTCTTGTATGTTTGGGGAGGTGGAAGTTCCAGCAAAGGTTTTAGCCAGTGGAgttcttttctgttttgctccACCTCACAGTGCCGGGCAAGTCCCCTTCTATGTAACTTGTTCCAACAGGTTAGCTTGTAGTGAAGTAAGAGAGTTTGATTATCAAGTGGGCTCCACTAAAGGTTTAGATATGACAGATATATCCAATGACACTGCATACGAAATGCATCTTCACTTACGTCTTGAGAGTTTACTGTCTCTGAGATCTGTCAGCCCTTCAGGTCACCTGTTTGGAGGTGTTAAGGAGAATCGAAACATAATTAGTAAAATCATATCACTGAAGGAGGAAGAGGATTATTTACATGCAGCAGAACCAACAGTAGTGAATtatttgctccaaaatgaagGGATGGAACATCTTATAAAGCTGATGAAAGAGAAGTTGTACACTTGGCTCCTTTATAAAGCAATAGAAGATGGTAAAGGACCAAGTGTATTAGATGCTGAAGGACAAGGTGTGCTACATTTAGCAGCTGCCCTTTCCTACAATTGGGCCATAAAACCCACTGTAACTGCGGGAGTTAGTATCAATTTTCGTGATGTTAATGGATGGACTGCCCTTCATTGGGCTGCATTCTATGGCAG AGAGCAGACAGTTGCAGTCCTTGTCTCTCTTGGTGCAGATCCTGGAGCACTGACCGATCCGTCTCCAGAGGTACCTTTGGGTATAACACCAGCAGACCTGGCATCTGTGAATAGTCACAAAGGAATTTCAGGCTTCCTCGCAGAGTCTTCCCTGACCACTTACTTTAAATCCCTTAAAATGAATGATGCAAAGGAAGATAGTGCTGCAGAAATACCTGGAACAAAAGTTGTCAAAACTTTTTCAGAACGGATAGCTACACCTGTGAGTTACGGTGATATGCCCGATGCACTGTCACTGAAGGACTCACTTACTGCTGTAACTAATGCTACCCAAGCTGCTGATCGTATACAGCAAATGTTAAGGATGCAGTCATTTGAGAGGAGACGAATTATTGAGCATGACATTGATGAGTTGGGAATGCCGGATGAGCGAGCAATTTCACTCATAACTTCCAAATCACACAAGGTGGGACCGGTCAATGGGTTTGCTCATACTGCTGCAGTTCAGATACAGAAAAAGTTTCGTGgttggaagaaaagaaaagaattccTGATAATTCGCCAGAGAATTGTTAAAATCCAG GCCCATGTAAGAGGACACCAGGTAAGGAAACAATATAAGGCAATCACCTGGTCAGTTGGAATTCTGGAGAAAGTTATTTTGCGTTGGAGACGTAAGGGGACTGGTTTACGAGGATTCCGACCAGATGCAGTTGCCAAGATTCCGAGCCCACAACCTGTGCCCTCAAAGGAGGATGATTATGACTTTCTTAAGAAGGGAAGAAAACAAACAGAGGAAAGGTTACAAAAAGCACTCACTAGGGTAAAGTCTATGGTTCAGTATCCAGAGGGAAGAGCTCAATACCGTAGACTGCTAAATGTTGTCGAAGGATTCCGTGAAACAAAG GTAAGTGGTATGGCTGTCGAGGGATCAGAAGAAAAGGCCGAGGGTGGTGAGGATCTAATCGATATTGACAAGTTGTTGGATGATGACACTTTCATGTCTATAGCATTTGACTGA
- the LOC137727027 gene encoding tobamovirus multiplication protein 1-like: MMIARKGLVFNYSGSGGGGGGGGGGEGGGLQDWWNQDQKQWGSGGGSSSTYYILCASYGLVSLVALVQLVRIQLRVPEYGWTIQKVFHLMNFLVNGLRALLFGLFKTVFLIKPKALEMLLMDLPGLLFFSTYTLLVLFWAEIYHQARSLPTDKLRPAYYVINGFIYFAQVCIWIFLRLSRSPVAVEVARIFFSVISFCTALGFLIYGGRLFIMLRHFPIESRGRQKKLEEVGWVTGICCTCFLIRCVVLAASAFDKDADVDVIDHPILNLVYYMLAEIVPSALVLFILRKLPPRRVSDQYQPIS; the protein is encoded by the exons ATGATGATAGCCAGGAAGGGCTTAGTGTTTAATTACAGCGGGTCCGGTggaggtggcggtggcggtggcggtggcgaAGGCGGAGGCTTACAGGATTGGTGGAATCAGGACCAGAAACAATGGGGGAGTGGCGGTGGCAGCAGCAGCACTTACTATATCTTGTGTGCTTCTTATGGATTGGTTTCCCTTGTTGCACTG GTACAACTTGTGCGCATTCAGTTAAGAGTGCCAGAATATGGGTGGACAATACAAAAGGTTTTCCATTTGATGAACTTTCTAGTGAACGGAt TGAGGGCTCTCCTATTTGGTCTCTTCAAAACTGTCTTCCTTATTAAACCGAAG GCTCTTGAAATGCTACTTATGGATCTTCCTGGACTTCTATTTTTCTCCACGTATACATTACTTGTCTTATTTTGGGCTGAGATCTATCACCAG GCCAGAAGTCTTCCAACAGATAAACTTAGACCTGCATACTATGTTATAAATGGATTTATATACTTCGCACAG GTGTGCATTTGGATTTTCTTGAGATTAAGCAGAAGTCCTGTTGCTGTAGAAGTTGCTAGAATCTTCTTTTCAG ttatttcattttgtactgCTCTgggattcttgatatatggtGGAAG GTTGTTTATCATGCTAAGGCACTTCCCCATTGAGTCAAGAGGACGTCAAAAAAAGCTGGAGGAG GTTGGATGGGTCACAGGCATTTGCTGCACATGTTTCTTGATAAGATGCGTTGTG CTCGCAGCTTCTGCATTTGACAAAGATGCAGATGTCGATGTCATTGATCATCCCATCCTCAACCTTGTTTATTACATG TTGGCGGAGATTGTTCCATCAGCTTTGGTGCTATTCATCCTGCGAAAGCTGCCCCCAAGACGTGTTTCTGATCAATACCAACCCATAAGTTGA